The following coding sequences lie in one Crassostrea angulata isolate pt1a10 chromosome 10, ASM2561291v2, whole genome shotgun sequence genomic window:
- the LOC128166602 gene encoding uncharacterized protein LOC128166602 isoform X1 → MQHKCFVYMVHVLVNTYLIKSVFTSIGISENTLKRKVMQDPVDMVVEDLQVPAPKKKPGPDRKLDDFDADLVKRTIHDMQLKGQYVSLRQLSDVLVEKGVRLFKSSLGRLVKDLGFRFYKAGSNQRYIGDRNDIVSMRHTYLRSIRKFREEGRPIVYLDETWLNTNHVARGDWVDCPRTSTSAFESHRGGHGRFVPSGKGSRLIIVDAGSSAVGMIPGSALIFESKTGNQDYHDEMNSENFTKWFTEQLLPNLPANSVIVMDNASYHSHLDPESKCPTSSTPKAEIQSWLDRKGIHYAPGMIKAELITLVKQHKPRPKYVIDDLASKAGHTVLRLPPYHCELNPIELVWAELKSFVARSNSTFKKDKVKELFNQARSTYGVEKWRKVESHVIREVEEKLWKLDGVQDEEVAPVVIDLTDLENSDSDMDTDSGDDENDSDSDESMGFVEESDNEVTCCICGDYNAPGKSRKIVWVECEVCKRWSHRICTKPSLKSGKCVQCWNALYGLNPAPS, encoded by the exons ATGCAacacaaatgttttgtttacatggtacatgtactagtaaatacatatttaataaaatctgtttttaCATCTATAGGAATATCTGAGAATACTCTAAAGAGAAAAGTTATGCAAGACCCAGTTGATATGGTGGTGGAGGATTTGCAAGTCCCTGCTCCAAAGAAGAAACCTGGACCCGATAGGAAGCTGGATGACTTCGATGCAGACCTGGTGAAGAGGACCATCCATGACATGCAGTTGAAGGGCCAGTACGTTTCATTGCGCCAACTGTCGGATGTTCTGGTAGAAAAGGGAGTCAGGCTCTTCAAGTCTTCATTGGGGAGACTCGTGAAGGATCTTGGGTTCAG GTTCTACAAAGCAGGTTCCAACCAACGCTACATTGGAGATCGGAATGACATCGTAAGTATGCGACATACTTACCTGAGGTCCATTAGGAAGTTTAGAGAGGAGGGTCGTCCTATTGTGTATTTGGATGAGACTTGGTTGAACACCAATCATGTAGCAAGGGGAGATTGGGTGGACTGTCCTAGGACATCTACCTCTGCCTTTGAGTCACATCGTGGAGGTCATGGGCGTTTTGTCCCATCTGGGAAAGGCTCTCGTCTGATAATTGTGGATGCAGGTTCTTCGGCTGTGGGCATGATCCCGGGATCTGCTCTCATTTTCGAGTCGAAAACAGGCAACCAGGATTATCATGATGAGATGAACTCGGAAAACTTTACGAAGTGGTTCACTGAGCAGTTGCTCCCTAACCTACCGGCTAATTCAGTCATAGTGATGGATAATGCTTCCTATCACAGTCATCTGGATCCTGAGTCTAAGTGTCCGACTTCGTCGACACCGAAGGCCGAGATCCAGTCTTGGCTTGATAGAAAGGGTATCCATTACGCCCCGGGAATGATCAAGGCTGAATTGATCACATTGGTGAAGCAACATAAGCCTCGTCCTAAATATGTTATAGACGATTTGGCTTCAAAGGCAGGTCACACAGTTTTGCGTCTACCTCCCTATCACTGTGAGCTTAATCCTATTGAGTTGGTCTGGGCTGAATTAAAAAGTTTCGTCGCCAGGAGCAATTCCACATTTAAGAAAGATAAAGTGAAGGAACTCTTTAATCAGGCTAGATCAACTTATGGGGTTGAGAAGTGGCGTAAGGTAGAGAGTCACGTGATAAGAGAGGTCGAAGAAAAACTGTGGAAACTCGACGGAGTCCAGGATGAGGAGGTTGCTCCTGTGGTCATAGACTTGACGGACTTGGAAAACAGTGACAGTGACATGGACACAGATTCTGGTGATGACGAAAATGACTCTGACTCTGACGAATCCATGGGCTTCGTTGAGGAGTCTGACAATGAAGTCACTTGTTGCATATGTGGTGATTACAATGCTCCTGGAAAGTCTCGAAAGATTGTTTGGGTTGAGTGTGAGGTGTGTAAGAGGTGGAGTCACCGCATATGTACCAAGCCCTCTCTAAAGTCAGGTAAGTGTGTCCAATGTTGGAACGCTTTGTATGGACTGAATCCAGCTCCTTCATGA
- the LOC128167572 gene encoding peptidyl-prolyl cis-trans isomerase FKBP1A-like produces MEGKFLVCVVLVLQCMGVLGGLQKDIIVPGDGKTYPEDRWTVMVHYTEMFENGTVIDSSKGRKPLFFVVGESIPALNEGVKSMSKGEICQLSATSDLAYGEEGKPGLIPPNTPLVFELHLVDAWNKPLYISLEDVVIAN; encoded by the exons ATGGAGGGTAAATTTCTGGTGTGTGTTGTCCTCGTGCTACAGTGTATGGGTGTTCTTGGTGGGCTTCAAAAGGACATCATAGTACCAGGTGATG GTAAAACGTACCCAGAGGACAGGTGGACAGTGATGGTGCATTACACAG AGATGTTTGAGAATGGCACTGTGATTGACAGTTCCAAAGGAAGAAAACCCCTGTTCTTTGTCGTTGGTGAATCCATCCCTG CTCTGAACGAAGGCGTCAAAAGT atGAGTAAAGGAGAAATCTGTCAGTTGAGCGCAACTTCGGACTTGGCTTACGGAGAGGAGGGGAAGCCAGGACT GATTCCACCGAACACCCCCCTGGTCTTTGAGCTTCACTTGGTGGATGCCTGGAACAAACCTTTGTACATCTCTCTAGAAGACGTGGTCATCGCTAACTAG
- the LOC128166602 gene encoding uncharacterized protein LOC128166602 isoform X2, translating to MECKQGRVKNIKNPLKRLSLATGISENTLKRKVMQDPVDMVVEDLQVPAPKKKPGPDRKLDDFDADLVKRTIHDMQLKGQYVSLRQLSDVLVEKGVRLFKSSLGRLVKDLGFRFYKAGSNQRYIGDRNDIVSMRHTYLRSIRKFREEGRPIVYLDETWLNTNHVARGDWVDCPRTSTSAFESHRGGHGRFVPSGKGSRLIIVDAGSSAVGMIPGSALIFESKTGNQDYHDEMNSENFTKWFTEQLLPNLPANSVIVMDNASYHSHLDPESKCPTSSTPKAEIQSWLDRKGIHYAPGMIKAELITLVKQHKPRPKYVIDDLASKAGHTVLRLPPYHCELNPIELVWAELKSFVARSNSTFKKDKVKELFNQARSTYGVEKWRKVESHVIREVEEKLWKLDGVQDEEVAPVVIDLTDLENSDSDMDTDSGDDENDSDSDESMGFVEESDNEVTCCICGDYNAPGKSRKIVWVECEVCKRWSHRICTKPSLKSGKCVQCWNALYGLNPAPS from the exons ATGGAATGCAAGCAGGGGAGGGTGAAGAATATCAAAAACCCTTTGAAAAGACTCTCACTCGCAACTG GAATATCTGAGAATACTCTAAAGAGAAAAGTTATGCAAGACCCAGTTGATATGGTGGTGGAGGATTTGCAAGTCCCTGCTCCAAAGAAGAAACCTGGACCCGATAGGAAGCTGGATGACTTCGATGCAGACCTGGTGAAGAGGACCATCCATGACATGCAGTTGAAGGGCCAGTACGTTTCATTGCGCCAACTGTCGGATGTTCTGGTAGAAAAGGGAGTCAGGCTCTTCAAGTCTTCATTGGGGAGACTCGTGAAGGATCTTGGGTTCAG GTTCTACAAAGCAGGTTCCAACCAACGCTACATTGGAGATCGGAATGACATCGTAAGTATGCGACATACTTACCTGAGGTCCATTAGGAAGTTTAGAGAGGAGGGTCGTCCTATTGTGTATTTGGATGAGACTTGGTTGAACACCAATCATGTAGCAAGGGGAGATTGGGTGGACTGTCCTAGGACATCTACCTCTGCCTTTGAGTCACATCGTGGAGGTCATGGGCGTTTTGTCCCATCTGGGAAAGGCTCTCGTCTGATAATTGTGGATGCAGGTTCTTCGGCTGTGGGCATGATCCCGGGATCTGCTCTCATTTTCGAGTCGAAAACAGGCAACCAGGATTATCATGATGAGATGAACTCGGAAAACTTTACGAAGTGGTTCACTGAGCAGTTGCTCCCTAACCTACCGGCTAATTCAGTCATAGTGATGGATAATGCTTCCTATCACAGTCATCTGGATCCTGAGTCTAAGTGTCCGACTTCGTCGACACCGAAGGCCGAGATCCAGTCTTGGCTTGATAGAAAGGGTATCCATTACGCCCCGGGAATGATCAAGGCTGAATTGATCACATTGGTGAAGCAACATAAGCCTCGTCCTAAATATGTTATAGACGATTTGGCTTCAAAGGCAGGTCACACAGTTTTGCGTCTACCTCCCTATCACTGTGAGCTTAATCCTATTGAGTTGGTCTGGGCTGAATTAAAAAGTTTCGTCGCCAGGAGCAATTCCACATTTAAGAAAGATAAAGTGAAGGAACTCTTTAATCAGGCTAGATCAACTTATGGGGTTGAGAAGTGGCGTAAGGTAGAGAGTCACGTGATAAGAGAGGTCGAAGAAAAACTGTGGAAACTCGACGGAGTCCAGGATGAGGAGGTTGCTCCTGTGGTCATAGACTTGACGGACTTGGAAAACAGTGACAGTGACATGGACACAGATTCTGGTGATGACGAAAATGACTCTGACTCTGACGAATCCATGGGCTTCGTTGAGGAGTCTGACAATGAAGTCACTTGTTGCATATGTGGTGATTACAATGCTCCTGGAAAGTCTCGAAAGATTGTTTGGGTTGAGTGTGAGGTGTGTAAGAGGTGGAGTCACCGCATATGTACCAAGCCCTCTCTAAAGTCAGGTAAGTGTGTCCAATGTTGGAACGCTTTGTATGGACTGAATCCAGCTCCTTCATGA
- the LOC128166603 gene encoding uncharacterized protein LOC128166603 — protein sequence MDPPVFLFLVLLFGLGEGRVEIRTTKVGDDKTIPKDGDTVSVHYTGRLTDSRIFDTSRGRSPFDFVVGQGSVINGWDVMVRYMSKGQKARVIITYDDAYGDTGIPQSNPPIPPFATLIFDVEIVDVKRGDAQGQGNSLIQSNAAATQNVQANIQATQTGQSAIGGQVGRQAGQTAINFPQQTSGTALMGQTNTAGGIATAGGIQTGMFGTQAMNPLLTQQQNQQFNQASLIQQLNAAAAAAGAQQQQPQQQQQFMAQPGSQTFNALNTLQTQQQLLAAQAPQQQFAARTVMQQQPQFAQTIGIQQQPASQQIGMGVGQTRGVGMPMGNTNFVSQVGQTG from the exons ATGGACCCTCCTGTATTTCTGTTCTTGGTGCTTCTCTTTGGACTAGGCGAAGGTCGTGTTGAAATTAGAACAACAAAGGTTGGGGACG ATAAAACAATACCCAAAGACGGAGACACGGTGTCTGTCCACTACACAG GTCGACTGACCGACTCCAGAATCTTTGACACGTCACGTGGTCGGTCTCCGTTCGATTTTGTGGTGGGACAGGGATCAGTCATAAATG GTTGGGATGTAATGGTCCGATAT ATGAGCAAAGGACAGAAGGCCCGGGTCATTATAACCTATGACGACGCATACGGAGACACCGGGATACCCCAGTCA AACCCACCCATTCCACCGTTTGCGACTCTGATATTTGACGTGGAAATAGTGGACGTTAAGCGGGGGGACGCTCAGGGACAAGGGAACTCTTTGATCCAAAGCAACGCTGCTGCAACCCAAAATGTCCAGGCCAACATTCAAGCAACTCAGACAGGACAGAGTGCTATTGGCGGACAAGTCGGGCGACAAGCAGGACAGACGGCGATAAACTTCCCACAACAGACCTCGGGTACTGCGTTGATGGGACAGACGAACACAGCAGGAGGAATAGCAACCGCCGGTGGAATTCAGACTGGAATGTTTGGAACTCAAGCAATGAACCCCCTGTTAACCCAACAACAAAATCAGCAGTTTAATCAGGCCAGTTTGATACAACAGTTGAACGCAGCTGCTGCTGCAGCAGGCGCACAGCAACAACAGCCTCAGCAACAGCAACAATTCATGGCGCAACCTGGTTCGCAGACATTTAATGCTTTAAACACGTTACAAACGCAACAACAACTTCTTGCAGCACAAGCTCCACAGCAACAGTTCGCTGCACGAACGGTTATGCAACAACAACCTCAGTTTGCACAAACAATTGGTATCCAGCAACAACCAGCGTCCCAACAGATCGGGATGGGTGTTGGTCAAACCCGAGGAGTAGGCATGCCGATGGGGAATACAAATTTTGTGTCACAAGTCGGGCAGACAGGATAG
- the LOC128165072 gene encoding peptidyl-prolyl cis-trans isomerase FKBP1B-like isoform X1 has translation MKIGAGSLIVYVGQVPLSFPKQQRRMGVTVQQVTPGNGQTYPKKGQVVVVHYTGTLENGQKFDSSRDRGQPFKFRIGHQEVIKGWDEGVAKMSIGERAILTCSPDYGYGAIGYPGVIPPNAKLIFDVELLKLE, from the exons ATGAAAATAGGAGCCGGAAGTTTGATTGTTTATGTCGGACAGGTGCCTCTGTCGTTCCCGAAACAACAACGGAGAATGGGAGTAACTGTCCAACAAGTAACTCCTGGAAATG gACAGACTTACCCAAAGAAAGGCCAAGTGGTAGTAGTACATTACACAG GAACCCTAGAGAATGGACAGAAATTTGACTCTTCAAGAGATAGAGGGCAGCCATTTAAGTTTAGGATCGGTCACCAAGAAGTCATTAAAGGCTGGGACGAAGGAGTAGCAAAG atgaGTATTGGAGAGCGTGCCATTTTAACATGTAGTCCAGATTACGGATACGGAGCTATTGGTTACCCAGGAGT TATCCCACCAAATGCAAAGCTAATATTTGATGTGGAGCTGTTGAAATTGGAATGA
- the LOC128166604 gene encoding peptidyl-prolyl cis-trans isomerase FKBP1A-like — protein sequence MGVEKQVLAQGDGKTFPEKGQTVVVHYTGTLTDGKKFDSSKDRGKPFEFKIGMSQVIKGWDEGVMTMSVGEKAILTCSPDYAYGPSGVGGVIPPNATLIFEVELLGLK from the exons ATGGGTGTAGAAAAGCAAGTTTTGGCACAAGGAGACG gtaAGACTTTCCCCGAGAAAGGACAGACAGTTGTTGTGCACTATACAG GAACTCTAACTGATGGAAAGAAATTTGATTCCTCAAAAGACAGGGGCAAGCCTTTTGAATTCAAAATTGGAATGAGCCAAGTCATTAAAG GATGGGATGAAGGTGTCATGACA ATGAGTGTTGGTGAGAAAGCTATTTTGACATGCTCCCCCGACTATGCCTATGGACCAAGTGGGGTTGGCGGAGT TATACCACCCAATGCCACTCTAATCTTCGAGGTGGAACTTTTAGGACTGAAGTAG
- the LOC128165072 gene encoding peptidyl-prolyl cis-trans isomerase FKBP1A-like isoform X2: protein MWYLVSIAVTGQTYPKKGQVVVVHYTGTLENGQKFDSSRDRGQPFKFRIGHQEVIKGWDEGVAKMSIGERAILTCSPDYGYGAIGYPGVIPPNAKLIFDVELLKLE from the exons ATGTGGTACTTGGTCTCAATTGCAGTTACCG gACAGACTTACCCAAAGAAAGGCCAAGTGGTAGTAGTACATTACACAG GAACCCTAGAGAATGGACAGAAATTTGACTCTTCAAGAGATAGAGGGCAGCCATTTAAGTTTAGGATCGGTCACCAAGAAGTCATTAAAGGCTGGGACGAAGGAGTAGCAAAG atgaGTATTGGAGAGCGTGCCATTTTAACATGTAGTCCAGATTACGGATACGGAGCTATTGGTTACCCAGGAGT TATCCCACCAAATGCAAAGCTAATATTTGATGTGGAGCTGTTGAAATTGGAATGA